DNA sequence from the Sulfurimonas sp. HSL3-1 genome:
CTTACAGATACCCCTTTGCTTTAAAATAGCCGATCACCTTCTCGTAGATCGGTTTCTTGAAGTGTGCAACGTAGTCATACAGTGCATCGATCTCGATGAACTTGTAATCGATAAACTCCGGATGTTTCGTCTCCAGGTTGATCTTCGCCTTGTGCTTGAGGCGTACGAGAAAATAGCGCTGTGTCTGCCCGCAATAGGGGCGCATGCGCTCCGCGACGTGCTCCGGAAAATCATATGCAAGCCAATCGGGATACTCGGCGACGACTTCCACCTTTTTCGTACCGATCTCCTCTTCGATCTCGCGGATCAGCGCCTCTTCGGGAGACTCTCCCCGGTCGATACCCCCCTGCGGGAATTGCCAGATGCCGCTGATATCGCTGCGTTCGGCGATAAAGATCTGCTTGACCTCCGGGTACTCCGGCGGGACAATGATCGCCGCGACGTTCGGACGGTAGGGTTTGACGGATTCCATAGGCCTCTTTACTCGTTTTGGAGCACCTCTAATAACCCCAGCGCAAACCGGGTAGGGTTATGAGAAGTGCCCGCTTTTTTCAATGCGCGTATTATAGGGCAAGCGCGGTTAAATCGTGCTTGTTTTTTGCCCGGCTCAACCGCGGCTAACGTCCAAGGGATTACAATGCGGCATGCTTTTATATGTCCATATCCCTTTTTGCGACAGCAAGTGCCATTACTGCAGCTTCAACTCCTATGTCGACAAGTTCGCGCTGCGGCGCGATTACATGGCGGCGCTCGGACGGCAGCTGGAAGAAGAGATTGAACGGCTGGACCTGGCACCGGAGAGCCTCGAGACCCTGTTTATCGGCGGCGGCACCCCTTCGACGGTCGCGCCGGAGCTCTACGCCCCGCTCTTTGCACGGCTCCGTCCCTACCTGAAACCCGGTGCGGAGATCACCAGCGAGGCCAACCCCAACAGCGCGACACCCGAGTGGCTGGCGGGCATGAAAGCGCTCGGAGTGAACCGCATCAGTTTCGGCGTCCAGAGTTTCGACCCGGAGAAGCTGAAGCGGCTGGGACGCGCCCATACCCCCGACCAGGCGGTGAGTGCCGTCACGGCGGCACAGGGCGCAGGATTCGAGCACCTCTCCCTCGACCTCATTTACGGTGTCGCCGGGGATACGAAACCGCTGCTGGAGCACGACCTGGAACAGGCCTTCGCCCTCCCCGTCGACCACCTCAGCGCCTACGCCCTCACCATCGAGGAGGGAACCCCCTTCTCCGCCACCCCGGAGGTCGCCGACGAAAAACTGGCATTGACCTCATGGCTCTTCGAACGCATCAGAACGCACGGTTTCACGCAGTACGAGATCTCCAATTTCGGCCGCTACCGCTCCCGCCACAACCTCGGCTACTGGGAGTACAAGCCCTACATCGGGCTGGGCGCCGGCGCCGTGGGCTGCATCGACAACGTCCGCTATTACCCCCACCGCGACGTTGAGGCTTACATCGCCGATCCCCTTTTTCGCACCACCGAGCCCCTTGATGCGGACGCGGTCAAAACCGAACGCCTCTTCCTCGGACTGCGCTCCGTCGTCGGCATCCCCGAGGCACTGCTCGACCCGGAGGAACTGCAACGCGCCCGCTGGCTTGAAGCGGAGGGGAAACTGCGCTGTGAGGCCGGCCGCTTTTACAACACAGACTACCTGCTCAGCGACGAGATCGTCCTCTACCTCCAGGGGTAAGCGCGCCCATTCGCTTCCCCTTAAACCTCCTGTGCTATAATCCCGGATCATAAATTTATCTAACGGGAGAGCCGCCGCTATCCGCAGCAGCACCCTGACGGGAAACGCCATGTTCGGAATGGGATTTTCAGAGATCCTCATCATCGCTATTATCGCCATCTTGTTTCTGGGACCGGACAAACTGCCCCAGACCATGGTCGATATCGCCCGTTTCTTCCGCAGCGCCAAGCGTACGCTGGCCTCGGCCAAGGCCTCTATCGAGGAGGAGCTGCATGTCGACGACATCAAGCGCGAAGTGAACAGCTACAAGGACAACCTGCTCGAAGAGAAAGAGAAACTGAGCCAGGCGAGCGCCTTTACCGAACTGACCGACGAGTTTGACGCCGTTATCGACATGGCCGGCGAAACGACGACGGTAGAATCCCCCGCCCCCAAAAAGCCTAAAGCCGAAGCCGCCCCGGATGCCAAAAAACCGGAAGTCGTCACCTTCAGCAAAAAGAAAAAAAGTACAGAGAGTACCGATGAGGACAATGAGAATGCGTAACTTTTCTGCCCTGACCGGGGCAAGCCGTTTTACTTGTTCTGTCCTCGCTACGCCGCGGAATTCCGCTGACGCTGCATGTGCAACAGCGGCTAATGGAGAAGAGAATGTTTGACGAACTGCGTCCCCACCTTGTAGAGCTGCGTAAACGCCTGGGCATCTCCGTCCTGACACTGATCGGCATGTTCTTCATCATGTTCTATTTTCACGAGCCGATCCTCGAATGGATGATCCACCCCCTCAACGACGCCCTGATCGAAGTCGGCAAAAAGTCCGTCAACGCCGCCAACGGTATGGTAACGACCAACCAGGTCGGCGGAGCCTTCTTCGTCGCGCTGAAAGTCGCCTTCTTTGCGGCCATTCTCGGCGCGCTGCCGGTCATCCTCTGGCAGATCTGGCTCTTCATCGCCCCGGGCCTCTATGAGAACGAAAAGAAGATGATCCTCCCCTTCGTCTTCGGCGGGACGACGATGTTCGTCGTCGGCGTCGCCTTCGCCTACTACATCGTCACCCCCTTCGGGTTCGACTTCCTTATCACCTTCGGTAGCTTCAAGTTCACCCCGCTGATCAACATCGAGGATTACGTCGGCTTCTTTACGAAGATCATGTTCGGCTTCGGCCTCGCCTTCGAGCTCCCGGTCTTTGCCTACTTCCTGGCGCTGCTCGGCCTCGTCGACGACCGCCAGATGACGGCGTTCTTCAAATACGCCATCGTCCTCATCTTTATCGTCGCCGCCCTGCTCACGCCGCCGGACGTCCTGACGCAGCTGTTGATGGCCGGTCCGCTGATCGTGCTGTACGGCTTCTCCATCCTCATCGTCAAAATGGTCAACCCCGCACCGAAAGAGGATGATGAAGATGACGACGAGGACGAGGAAGAGGCCGTTGCCCCTCAGAACGTCTAGTTACGACTTCACCCTCCCCGAAGCGCTTATTGCCGTCCACCCGGCCCAGCCGCGCGACCATGCGCGGCTGCTCGTTTATGACCGCAAAACCGACACGCTCACCCACACGCGCTTTGATGAGATCGAGGCCTTCCTGCCCGAGGGGTGCGGTATCATCTTCAACGACACCAAGGTGATCAAGGCCCGCCTTTTCGGAAAAAAAGAGAGCGGCGGAAAGGTCGAACTCCTCATCAACCGCCCCCTCGACGCCTACCGGGTCAGCGTCTATATCCGGGGGAAGATGAAAGCAGGCAGCCGTCTGCTGTTCGGACAGGAGCTCGAGGCCGTCGTCGAGGAGCTGCACGAGGACGGCAGCCGCACCGTTACGTTTGAGCGCGGAGGGGAGAAGCTGCGTTTCGAAGCCCTCCTGCCGATCATCGATATCATCGGGCATTTGCCGCTGCCCCCCTACATCCAGCGTGAGGACAACGACGAAGACGCCGTGGAGTACCAGACGGTCTTCGCGAAAAACGAAGGCGCCGTCGCCGCGCCGACGGCGTCGCTGCACTTTACCGACGCACTCTTCGCCTCGGTCTGCGCGCACCACCCCCACGCCTACGTCACGCTACACGTCGGCGCCGGTACCTTCAAACCCGTCGAAGCGGAGATCATCACCGACCACCCGATGCACTCGGAGTACTACGAGATCCCAAACAATGCCAAGGCCCTCATCGACGGCGACCTGCCCCTGCTCTGCGTCGGCACGACCTCGACCCGCACCGTCGAGTACTACGTCCGCACCCGGGAAACCGGGGGCGAAGCGAACCTCTTTCTGCACCCCGGCAACCCGCCGCAGCGCGTCAACCACCTGCTGACCAATTTCCACCTGCCCAAATCGACCCTGCTGATGCTTGTCGCCTCCTTCGTCGGACTGGAAAAGACCCACGAACTCTATGCCGAAGCGATCCGGGAACGCTACCGTTTCTACAGCTACGGCGACGCGATGCTGATCCTCTAAGTCCCTCCCTACTCGTCGTCATCCATCAAGGCGAACGCCAGCCGCTCCTTGAGCGATGCGAGGGCCTTTGCCGCGCAGGCGGCATCCAACTTGCCTCCGGGTGCACCGCTGACGCCGACGGCACCGATAAGGGTGTCGCCCGATTTCACCGGAAGCCCCCCTTCCATCATAATCAGCCCGTCGATGTTGTTCAGCTCATTGCGGATATCGCTGCGGTTGGCGACAAATGTCGTCGTGTCCGTCCCCGCCATGATCACCGCGTTGGCTTTCTGTTCGGCGATCTGCATCGTAAAACGCGCCGCATAGGTGTCGCGCATCACCACCTGGACATTGGCGCTGCGGTCGACGACGACGGCACTGACCCAGTACCCCTCCTGCCGGCAGGCCTCGACGGCGCGCTTGGCGACCTCCGAGGCGAGGCCGAGATCCATGCGTTCGATCCGGACGACGTCGGCGGCGGTGAGCAGAAAAGCGGGCAGTGTCAATACGCCCAAGATGGTTGCGATTTTCATAAGCACTCCTTTGCATAGTGTGGCATCGATTATAGCAGAGCGGTAGGAACGCGAAAATGGTAAAATGGCGCACACTCCACCATTAAACGGCGAGACCATGACGAAACTCCTGACCCTTTTGACACTGACCGTGCTCATCACCCTCCTGGAGGGCTGCCAGCAAAAAGCCCCTGTGCCCCTCCCTACCGTCGAGCACGTCGATCTGGAGCGCTACAGCGGTCTCTGGCACGAGATCGCCCGCTATGAAAACCGCTTCGAGGAGGGGTGTGTCGGGGCGACGGCCACGTACCGGCTGAAAGCGGATCATGTCGCGGTCGTCAACCGCTGCTATGACGATGCCGGGAGGTTAAAGGATCAGGCGCGAGGAGAGGCCCGCGTTGTCGAAGCGAGCGGGAACGCCAAACTACGGGTGAGCTTTTTCTGGCCCTTTTACGGCGATTACTGGATCATCATGCTTGCCGACGACTACCGCTATGCCGTTGTCGGCGATCCCCAGCGCAAGTACCTCTGGATCCTTGCCCGCGACACGGTGCTGGACGACAGGGACCGGGAAGCGATTCTCGCGCGCCTCGTCGCACTGAAATACGACCCCTTCAAACTCTACTGGACCGGCTTCAAGGCGATGTGCAACCACTGAGCCTCAGCTCTCCCGACAGTCGATGACGATCTCGTCGAGTCCGACGCGCGTCGTCATAGTATGGGGTTCATCACTGTAGCCCAGGGCAAGCACCGCATGGGGTTCAAGACCCATAAGCCCGAAACGCTCTTTCGCCCTGTCGATACTGAACCCGCCCATGGGATGCACATAGATGCCGCGTTTGGAGGCTTCGACGATCAGAAAAGCCATCGCCGTGCCGCTGTCGAAGGCGTGCCATCGGTTCGGTTTTCGGTTATAGGAGAAGGTCTGGGTCGAACAGACCATCATCAGCAGAGGAGCAGATGCAGCCCAATCGGCATTTTTCGTGCTGAGAATCTCGAGGAAATCCTCCTTCGGTCCCAGGACAAAACGCCACGGCTGTTCATTGAAACACGACGGCGCCGTCATCGCGGCTTCCAAGACGGCACAGAGGTCCTTCTCCCCCAGGGGTTTGTCCAGAAAATGTTTGGGGGAGAACCGTTTCAAAAAGAGGTCGTCGATACCGTATTCCGTGCTGCGCATCTGCCATCCTTTGGAGAGAAACATCTACACATCATACGCTTATCGCGGTTAAATCTTTCCTTAACACATCAAAAAAATGTTATGGCGACAGACGGGTCCTGCCTGCCGGTCATTTACACAAGAACGCTGATCCGACCCGCCGTAATGGCGATTTTGCCCTCAAGTTCGTAGCGGAAGACCTCCTGGGGATAGTCCCGTACGGCATCTTCGTAGGTCGGTCCGGTTCGGCAGTATTCCAAAAAAGGGTCGCCGACACAGCGCGTGGCCTCGCCGTAACGCGCCACGAAGGTGTCGATATCATAAATCGCTTCCGCTCTCCCCTCTTCGAGCAGACGGTTGGTTCCCTCGCTTTCGCCGATGCGGTGGGGAAGGACATAGATCTTCTTTCCCATGCGCAGGGCATGCTCTACACTGCGCATACTGCCGCTGTTCTCATCGGCCTGGGTCACGATCAGGGCATCGCCCAGCGCGACGACGATCTCATTGCGGACGACAAAGCTCCAGGGCGTCGCCTGGAAACCGTCATTGAAGGGGCTGAGTAGCAACCCTTCGTGCGCAATGCTGTCGAGCAGGGCGCGGTTTGTCGCCGGGTAACGAACATCGATCCCGCTGCCCAGCACGGCGATTGTATTGGCCGCGCCCGCTGCCGCATGGGCCGTCGCGTCGATGCCCATCGCACCGCCGCTGACGATACAGACCCCTGCGTGCGAAAGTTTCGACGCCAACTGTGACGTGATAAAGCGGGCATATCCGTCCGCCCGCCGAGAGCCGACAATGGAGAGCTTGACCCTTGAGAGCAGCGCCGTATTGCCCTCGAAATAGAGCGTTTCCGGATATTTCCGCATCGCCTCGAGGGCGGGGACCTTCACTGAAAGTAGATCACTCATGGCTTTCGTATGCCGCCAATGTGTCGATCCGCACAAGCTGTACCGACTCGAGAAGCGCCTTGGACTCTGCCAACCCCTGGAGCGTCTGTTTATGCGGATGGCCGATCACGACGACCGAACCGTACTTTTTCGCGATCTTCACCGCACGACGCACCTGCTTTTTCACCGCGTCGACATCGGGGTCGTGATCAAGGAAAACGTCGCGGCTGATGTAGGGACGGTGCAGCGACTTCATCAGACCAGGTACCGCCGTCTTGCCGGTCGTACGGCTGTCGATGAAGGTGATCCCTTCCCGGTCGAGCGCATAAAGGAGTTTCTCCATCGCACCACGGTCGGCGGTGAACTTGCTTCCCGTATGGTTGTTGACGAAGGCGACTTTCGGAAAAAGGTTCTTGATCTGCCGGATACGCTCATCGATCACCGCCTCGTCATCACTGACATGCAGGGTCAAAGGCTCTTCGGCCGAAAAGGAGACCGCCTCCATCGGAAGGTGGACCATATAGTAGGATTGCTTCGCCGCCAATGCAGCTGAATCGGGGTGGCGTTTGGAGGGGGGAAGGAAAGACATCGTCACCGGCAGGTTCAATGCTTTGATGTTGCGGACGTCATGGGCGAAAGAGACATCATCGAATATGATGGCCATCATCGGTTTCGCCCCCGTTTCCGGTTCGACTTTTTCAGCCCGTGCTGCCGGTCGCGGCGGTGCTTTTTCATATTCATGGCTGGCCGTTCTCGCTTTTGCCTTTTTAAGCGCCTTTTTCAGTTCGGCGCTGTGCTGACGCTCCGTCAAGAGTGCCCCGCGATGCTCCTGCTTCGCCTTCTGGTATCCAAAGAAATAGCCTCCCGCCGCCAGTATAAAGGCGATCAGCAAAAAGATCACTCCTTTGAGCAGCGTATAGGTAAATGTGTTTTTTTTGCGCCTGGTTTTTCCCCCGGCCGCACGCTTCCTGGGAGCACTCTTCTTCCGCTGTTGCGCCATTAAAATCCCTCATGATTCTTGTCGGCACATTGTAATAAGAATCTGATAACAGGGCGGTTAACAGGGCACTATGCCACCTTTTTTCACGCAGCCGCTACTCCTCTTTGCGCCCGATGACAATATCCTGACCGTCCCACTTCGTATAGAGCCGGAACTCCTCGGCGATCTCCCGGATCCGCATGACCTCCAACACTCCCTGCGGATCCATGGACGTGGCCCGCATTGTTATGACGCCCGACTCCGGCTTTTGTAGCGCATGATAGGTCCAATCCATCGCCGACAATTTATTATAAAGCTCTTGTATCATCAGCACCCCTTTCCCATATAATATCTACAGTGTATTATAGTTAATTTGAGTTAATGTATCCATTTTTTTGGCGTTTTGCCATTTTTTTTAACGCACTATTTCATATTTACACGCCATTTTACACTTGTCGGCACTTTGACTTCCCAGGTGATGCGCCATTTTTATACAGGGATTTCGATCAAATAAAATAAATACAGCCTATACTTTCAGCATGGACCAATTACTTCTGGCAATCTTTCTTACCCTTGCCATCGCCGCGGTACTGAGCATCCTGCTCAAGCGCCTGGGAATATCCCACCTCATCGGCTATATCCTCACGGGGACGATCATCAGCTACCTTTTCGGTTTCAACGGGCTGAGCATTCTCACCCTCGACGTCGTCGGCGAATTCGGCATCGTTTTTTTGATGTTCACCATCGGGCTTGAACTGAGCCTCGGGCGGATCCGGAGCATGAAAGAGATCCTCCTGACCAACGGTCTGCTGCAGGTCTCCCTCAGCGTCCTCGTTATTTTCGTCCTCGCCTATTTCCCTTTCGGCCTGGACTTCAATACCTCCCTTATCGTCGCCCTGGCCTTTTCGCTCTCGTCGACGGCGATCGTCCTCACCTACCTCAAACAGTCCAAGGACATCCTGACCCCCTACGGGCAGATCTCAATGGGCATCCTGATTTTCCAGGATCTGGCGGTCATCCCGATCCTTCTACTGATCAGTTTCCTCTCCAACCATGACCTCTCCATGGGCGAGGTGCTGCTTAAAACGGCCCTGTCGGCCGCCATCGTCATTACCGTCATGTTCACGGTGGGGGCGAAGAGCGTCAATGCCCTGTTGAAATTCTCCGCGCGCACGGAACTCGACGAACTCTTTCTCGGCGCCGTATTCGCCATCGTCATCGGCACCTCCCTGCTTGCGCACGGGATGGGCTTTACCTATTCGCTGGGGGCCTTCATCGCCGGGATGATCATCGCCGATACCGACTACAGCGTCAAGGTCGAGTCGGA
Encoded proteins:
- a CDS encoding nitroreductase family protein; protein product: MFLSKGWQMRSTEYGIDDLFLKRFSPKHFLDKPLGEKDLCAVLEAAMTAPSCFNEQPWRFVLGPKEDFLEILSTKNADWAASAPLLMMVCSTQTFSYNRKPNRWHAFDSGTAMAFLIVEASKRGIYVHPMGGFSIDRAKERFGLMGLEPHAVLALGYSDEPHTMTTRVGLDEIVIDCRES
- a CDS encoding lipocalin family protein is translated as MTKLLTLLTLTVLITLLEGCQQKAPVPLPTVEHVDLERYSGLWHEIARYENRFEEGCVGATATYRLKADHVAVVNRCYDDAGRLKDQARGEARVVEASGNAKLRVSFFWPFYGDYWIIMLADDYRYAVVGDPQRKYLWILARDTVLDDRDREAILARLVALKYDPFKLYWTGFKAMCNH
- a CDS encoding DNA-processing protein DprA gives rise to the protein MSDLLSVKVPALEAMRKYPETLYFEGNTALLSRVKLSIVGSRRADGYARFITSQLASKLSHAGVCIVSGGAMGIDATAHAAAGAANTIAVLGSGIDVRYPATNRALLDSIAHEGLLLSPFNDGFQATPWSFVVRNEIVVALGDALIVTQADENSGSMRSVEHALRMGKKIYVLPHRIGESEGTNRLLEEGRAEAIYDIDTFVARYGEATRCVGDPFLEYCRTGPTYEDAVRDYPQEVFRYELEGKIAITAGRISVLV
- the queA gene encoding tRNA preQ1(34) S-adenosylmethionine ribosyltransferase-isomerase QueA, whose protein sequence is MTTRTRKRPLPLRTSSYDFTLPEALIAVHPAQPRDHARLLVYDRKTDTLTHTRFDEIEAFLPEGCGIIFNDTKVIKARLFGKKESGGKVELLINRPLDAYRVSVYIRGKMKAGSRLLFGQELEAVVEELHEDGSRTVTFERGGEKLRFEALLPIIDIIGHLPLPPYIQREDNDEDAVEYQTVFAKNEGAVAAPTASLHFTDALFASVCAHHPHAYVTLHVGAGTFKPVEAEIITDHPMHSEYYEIPNNAKALIDGDLPLLCVGTTSTRTVEYYVRTRETGGEANLFLHPGNPPQRVNHLLTNFHLPKSTLLMLVASFVGLEKTHELYAEAIRERYRFYSYGDAMLIL
- a CDS encoding RNA pyrophosphohydrolase produces the protein MESVKPYRPNVAAIIVPPEYPEVKQIFIAERSDISGIWQFPQGGIDRGESPEEALIREIEEEIGTKKVEVVAEYPDWLAYDFPEHVAERMRPYCGQTQRYFLVRLKHKAKINLETKHPEFIDYKFIEIDALYDYVAHFKKPIYEKVIGYFKAKGYL
- the hemW gene encoding radical SAM family heme chaperone HemW; the encoded protein is MLLYVHIPFCDSKCHYCSFNSYVDKFALRRDYMAALGRQLEEEIERLDLAPESLETLFIGGGTPSTVAPELYAPLFARLRPYLKPGAEITSEANPNSATPEWLAGMKALGVNRISFGVQSFDPEKLKRLGRAHTPDQAVSAVTAAQGAGFEHLSLDLIYGVAGDTKPLLEHDLEQAFALPVDHLSAYALTIEEGTPFSATPEVADEKLALTSWLFERIRTHGFTQYEISNFGRYRSRHNLGYWEYKPYIGLGAGAVGCIDNVRYYPHRDVEAYIADPLFRTTEPLDADAVKTERLFLGLRSVVGIPEALLDPEELQRARWLEAEGKLRCEAGRFYNTDYLLSDEIVLYLQG
- a CDS encoding divergent polysaccharide deacetylase family protein; amino-acid sequence: MLIAFILAAGGYFFGYQKAKQEHRGALLTERQHSAELKKALKKAKARTASHEYEKAPPRPAARAEKVEPETGAKPMMAIIFDDVSFAHDVRNIKALNLPVTMSFLPPSKRHPDSAALAAKQSYYMVHLPMEAVSFSAEEPLTLHVSDDEAVIDERIRQIKNLFPKVAFVNNHTGSKFTADRGAMEKLLYALDREGITFIDSRTTGKTAVPGLMKSLHRPYISRDVFLDHDPDVDAVKKQVRRAVKIAKKYGSVVVIGHPHKQTLQGLAESKALLESVQLVRIDTLAAYESHE
- the tatB gene encoding Sec-independent protein translocase protein TatB; the encoded protein is MFGMGFSEILIIAIIAILFLGPDKLPQTMVDIARFFRSAKRTLASAKASIEEELHVDDIKREVNSYKDNLLEEKEKLSQASAFTELTDEFDAVIDMAGETTTVESPAPKKPKAEAAPDAKKPEVVTFSKKKKSTESTDEDNENA
- a CDS encoding heme-binding protein, with translation MKIATILGVLTLPAFLLTAADVVRIERMDLGLASEVAKRAVEACRQEGYWVSAVVVDRSANVQVVMRDTYAARFTMQIAEQKANAVIMAGTDTTTFVANRSDIRNELNNIDGLIMMEGGLPVKSGDTLIGAVGVSGAPGGKLDAACAAKALASLKERLAFALMDDDE
- the tatC gene encoding twin-arginine translocase subunit TatC, translating into MFDELRPHLVELRKRLGISVLTLIGMFFIMFYFHEPILEWMIHPLNDALIEVGKKSVNAANGMVTTNQVGGAFFVALKVAFFAAILGALPVILWQIWLFIAPGLYENEKKMILPFVFGGTTMFVVGVAFAYYIVTPFGFDFLITFGSFKFTPLINIEDYVGFFTKIMFGFGLAFELPVFAYFLALLGLVDDRQMTAFFKYAIVLIFIVAALLTPPDVLTQLLMAGPLIVLYGFSILIVKMVNPAPKEDDEDDDEDEEEAVAPQNV